The Deltaproteobacteria bacterium nucleotide sequence ACCTGGCGAACGTGACGCCGGGGAGCGTGGCCCGCTGGAGCGACGTGGGGAGCTGGGCCGTGGGGCAGGTCACCGTGGCCACGGTGCAGCGGGAGAGCTGGTCGGGGCTGCGCGTGTCCGTGCAGCTCCGGCGACGGGCGGTGTCCCGCGTGAAGGTGGAGGGCGGAGACGTGGTCGTGCGCGTCCTCTCACTGGTCCCGCCGCCTGCGACTCCTGCGCAACCGGCCGCCGAGCAGGGGGCGGCCCTCGAGCGGGCGCGGAGCGATGCGGCGAAGGTGCGCTCGCAGGCGGGAGCGCTCGTCGCGGAGGCCCGAAGCGAGGTGGAGCGGGCGCGGGCGGAGGCGGAGCGAGCCCGCGCAGAAGCCAGAAAGGCGCGCGAAGAGACGCTACGAGCGCGGAGCGACGGCGAGGCGCACCGGGTGCGCGCCGAGCGGGCGCAGGCGGAGCGGGAGCTGGCGCTGGCGCTCGCCAGCAAGGCCGAGCGAGCCGCGCGGGAGGCCGAGCGGGCGCGAAGCGAGGCGGACGGGGCGCGCAGGCTTGCGGCGGCGAAGGAGCTGGAGCTGGCGAAGGCCCGCGTGGCGGGCGGAGCAGCGCGGCAGGCGCGAGCGGCGCTGGCGGCGGAGAAGGAGCGGGTCGCTCGGCTCTCCCGCGATGCCGATCGCGCGGTGGGCGAGGCCAAGGCCGCTCAACAGACGGCGCAGCGACAGGCCGAGCAGGCGCGGCGCGAGGCCGAGGCGCTTCGCGACACGGTGAGCCGTGCCCGTCAGGAGGCCGCGCAGGCCAAACTGGAGGCGCAGCGGGCGCGGTTGGCGGAAGAGGCGAGCCGGAAGCTTGCGGCCCAGGCGCAGTCCGAGAAGGACCGGGCTCTCGCCCTCGCGACGGGTGCGCGTCGCGCGACGGAGCTGGCCGAGGCGGCCCGGCAGGACTCCCAAACGCAGGCGGCGAAGGCGGCCGCGCTGGCTCGCCAGGCGCAGGCGGATCGTCGCCTGGCGCAGCGGGCGCAAGCGGAGCGTGACCGCGCGGAGGCGCTTGCCCGTCACGCGAAGGAGTCGCTCGCGCGGGCGGAGCGGGCGGGCGTCGAAGCACGCCGTGCGGCGGAGGCCGCATCGGCCAGCGCCCAGCGCGCCGCGGCGGACCTCTCGCGTCGTGTCGAGACGCAGAAACAGGCGGCGGAGCGGCTGGCGGAGCGGGCGCTCGCCGCGCAGAAGGAGGCAGCGCAGGCGCGTGGGGAGGCCGAGACGTCACGCGCGGAGGCGGCGCGCGTGCGGGTCACCGTCGGAGCGCTTCAGCGCGCGGCGCAGGACGCGCGGGCGGAGGCAGCTCACGCACGACTGCTGGCCAAGCAGGCCGCCGCCGAGCGTGCGACCGCGCTGGCCATGGCCGCGAAGGCGCAGAGCGCGCTCTCGGCTGCACAGCGAACCCGCGCCGACGGTGAGCGCGCGCTGAACCGAGCCGGGGAGCTGCTACGCGAGGGGCAGGCCCTCCGGGCGCGGGCGCTCGAGACGCAGGCGCAGGCCCAGCGGACCGCGGAGCGGGCGCGGCAGGCGCAGCGATCCAAGGACCGGGAGGAACGGTCGGTGGCGGCAGCGCTGCAGGCGCAGGCCCAGCGCGAACTCGGGGAGGCACGGCGCCTGCGTGCCGAGGCGGAGCGCGCGAAAGGGGACGCCACCGCGACGAAGGGCCGAGCCGAGCAGATGCTCGCCGACGCGCGCGCAGCGGCAGCTCGCGCGGCTAGCCTGCGCGCCGAGGTGGAGGGCCAGGAGCGGCGGCAAGAGCAGGCAGAGCGTTCTGTCCTGGCGGAGCAGAAGCGCCGCGCCGAGTCCCTCCTCTCCGAGGCCCGTCGGGTGCAGCTGGAGGCGCAAAGGGACAAGGAGGCGGCCGTGGCGCAGCGCCAGGCGGCCGAGCGCGCGCAGCGTGCGGCTACCGAGCGACTCGCCGAGGCTCAGCGTTTGAAGGTCGAGGCCGAGAAGCAGCGCGCGGCCATGAAGAGCGCCCAGACGGCGGCCACGGCGGAGGCGCTGCGGCAAGACCGGGTCCTCGCCGAGCAGCGTCGGGCCGTCGAGGAGGCGAAGCGACAGACTGCGGAGACGCGTCGGCTGGCAGCGGAGAGCCAGCAGCAGGCGGCGGAGGTGCAAAGGCGAGCTCTCGAGACGCAGCGGCGGGCCCTGATGCGAGCCCAGGAGGAGGCGGCGCGCAGGGTGGCCGAGGCGTCGCGTCTGAAGGCCGACCGCGACCGCCTGCAGAAGGCGGTGGATGAGACCGGGCGGCGATGGCAGGCGGCGGAGGCGCAGCGTCGCGCGCTGGAGGCGAGAGGGCTCGCGATCGAGGTCGCGCGGCGGGCGGCCGAGCAGCGCCGGTCGACCGAGGAGCAGCGGCGTGCCGCCGAGGTCGCGCGTCGCGCGGCCGAGGATCACCGGCGCGCAGAGGGCGAGCAGCGCCGTGCCGCTGAGGTCGCGCGGCGTGTCGCCGAGGAGCGCCGAATGAGCCAGGAGCAGCGTCGGGCGGCGGAGGTCGCGCGTCGCGCGGCCGAGGATCACCGGCGCGCGGAGGGTGAGCAGCGCCGGGCGGCCGAGGATCAGCGCCGCGTGGCGCTCGCAGCACAGAGCGAGGCGGCGCGCTATCGCGAGGAGGCCGAGAGGTTGCGGCGCGCGCTGGCGGCCGCGAAGCTCGCGCCGAGCGCGATGGGAGCCCGGGGCAGGGAGCAGCTTACCACCGCGCCGAGACCCGCTGCCCCGCTCCCCTTGGCCAGGGCCCCGATGGCTGCGGCCAAGGTCGTGTCGCCGCCACCCCGTCCGCTATACGCGTCGGTCGGCGGGCTCCCGGCGGCACCGACGGGGCCCGCCGAGCCGCCGAGCTCTCGCCCAACCGTCTCGGTCTCGCCGCACGCCGAACGCGTGATCGTGCCCCTCGGCGGCGCGCGCTACCAGCTCAGCACGAGCTGGGACCGCACGGTGATCGTGCTTTCGGGACGCGACGCCCTGCGGCTCCCGACGACGGTCATGGCCGTGAACGGGGCGGTGGTTTCCTCTGTCTCCGCGGAGCCCCTCCATCTGGGGGCGGTTCGCATCGTGGTCGAGCTCTCGCAGCCGGCCCGGCCCACCGTACGACTGCTCCGGCGAGGTGAACACGTGGACCTCGAGCTCTCGTACACTCCCTGAACGCTGTACCTCCCCTCGCCGCACCGCCGTACCTCCCCCTCGATTGACTTCGTCGTCCGCGCCGCGCAAGTATGCGCTCGGGTGCTTTCCGGGGATCGAGCGTCAGCCGACCCCGTTCGTCTACCGTGCCATGGACCGCAGGAATCTCACCGAGCTCGAGAAGGCCGTCCTGGAGCTCGAGTTCCACGTGGCGGTCACGACGGCCATTCTCGGCACGCTAGACCTCGACGAGATCCTGGGCGTGATTCTCGCCAGCATCACCTCCGACGAGGGTCTTGGTTTCCGCCGAGCGTGCGTCTTTCTCGACGATGACGCTGGCCGGACGTTGCGTGCGCGGTTGGCGCTGACCTGCCCCGACCCGGCGGTAGCGAGCGAGACGCGGGTTGCCGCGCGCGCCGGCCCCCGGGGGGGCTACGCGAACCTTCTGGCTCGGCTCAAGACGCCGAGCCACAACCCGGCCTCCGAGGCACTCACCGCCCAGCTCGCGAACTTCGCCCTGCCGCTGCATCGTCTCGATGCACTGGCGGCATCGCCGCACGTCCTCATCCTGCACAGCGAAGCGCCGCTGGTCACGGTGATGGCGCGCTGCCTCGTGAACCGGGCGCCCTTCTGCTCCAACGCATTGACGTTGCGACACGAGGTCGGCGGCGCGGCGGGAGAGATCCTGGAGTTCCGGCGCGTGGCGATCGTGCCGCTGCTCGCAGTGGACCGCGTCATCGGCGCCATCGTGGCGGACAACGCGAGGTTCGGACCGCCCGTCGAATCCGACGACCTGCGCCGGCTCCATGCGATGGGGAACCTGGCCGCGCTGGCCATCGACCGCGGGAGACTCCACGCGCAGACGGTGGCGATGGCGGAGGTCGACGGCCTGACGGGCGTCTACAACCGCCGGCACTACCAGGAGGAGCTGCGACGGGCTCTACGCGCGTCTGGCGGAGGACGCCAGCCGATGTCGATCGTCGTGTTCGACCTCGATCACTTCAAGCGCTACAACGACGAGGCCGGGCATCTCGTCGGAGACGAGCTGCTCAAGGACGTGGCGCGCCTGCTCACCGAGGGAGTTCGACAGTCGGACGTCGTGGCTCGCTACGGCGGTGAGGAGTTCGTGGTTCTGCTCAAGGACACCTCGGGCGAGGCTGCCGTTCAGGTGGCCGAGAAGCTTCGCCAGCGGGTCAAGGCTGCCGCGCTGGCCGGGGGCCGGGTCTCGGGGCTCACGCTCAGCGCGGGTGTCGCGACGGCGCAGGCCGAGGACACGCCGGACGAGCTCTTCGACCGCGCCGACCGGGCGCTGTACCGCGCGAAGCAGGCCGGGCGTGACCAGACGCGGCGCGAGGTCCCTCCGGAAGCGCCGTCCCGCCGCGCCGGGACCTGAGCGAGACGACGTCGGTCGCAAGCTAGTCCGTCAGACTACGGTGCACGTGGGCTCACCGCGCGGCCCGGATGCTTCTGTTCGCTACCGGACGACGGTCCCCTCGCAGGCGTCTCGCGCCCCGTGCGCCCAAGGCCCATGGCGCCACAGGGTGTCTCTGCGTGCTTGGATGTATCGTGACCTGCGGTGGGCCGCGGGGGTCCTACGGGCGGGCGTTGACTTCGCTTCCGGCTTCGCCCGTCAGGGGTGCGGCCTCGTCTGGTGCGGCCTTCTCGGCGGGTGCGTCCTCGCCCTCGCTGCCTTCGGTCGTGTCGTCGTCCTCATCGTCGTCGACGTCGTCCTCGTCGCGATCCTCGTCCTCATCGCTCGCGCCAGGTGCCTTCGTGCGTTCCGCTTCCGTCTTCTTCGGCAGCGGGATGTTGGCGCCCGGCTTGGGTGCCACGAGCATCGTCATGCGGCGCCCGTCCATCAGCGGCATCTGCTCCACGACCGCGTAGTCTCCGAGCTCCGTCAGTACCTTGAGCAGGACGGCCCTGCCGGTCTCGGGGTGGACGATCTCTCGTCCGCGGAACGCGACGACGAGCTTGGCCTTGTTCCCCTCGGCCAGGAACCGGATGATGCTGCGCACCTTGACGTCGAGGTCGTGTTTGTCGGTCTTGGGGCGCAGCTTCACCTCCTTGACCACGACCACCGCCTGCTTCTTCTTGCTGGCGCGCTTCTTCCGGGCTTCCTCGTACTTGAACCGGCCATGGTCGATGATCTTGCAGACCGGAGGCGTACCCTTCGGGTTGACCTCGACCAGGTCCATGCCTTTCTCTTCTGCGATGCGGCAAGCGATGTGCGTCGGCATGACGCCGAGCTGCTTGCCATCCTCGCCGATGACACGCACCTCCCGGGCCATGATGGCCTTGTTGACGCGGTGGGTGTCGGTCGGCATCTGCCGCGAGTGACGGTTGAACGGTGGGATGGGCGCACCTCCTGTATTGCATTTCCCCGGTTTCCCAGCGCGCGAGCGGCCCCTTGGCGCTCGAGGCTCAGGCGCTGAGCTGTGGGGAGCGTCTCAGAGGCAAGGGCAGAAATCAAGGTGCAACCCTGGCAGTGCGAGGATTGACAGGCGGGCCAGCTTCGCTTGTGATGAGCCGATGCGCTCATCCAGAGGTTCCTCCGGCAGGGCAGTGCTCGCTCTGCGTCTCGAGCCCTCCCGGCGGCGGCAGAGGTCGGCTTCCCGGGGGATTCGCCGCGGCTGGGTCGCCGGGGCGCTCCTCATGGCGGTTGCAGCCTGCGCGGGCGGGTGCGGAAGCGCGTCGTCGGAAGCGCTCCGCGGGCGCTGGAACGGCACCATCGTCTGCGCGGGCGACACGAGCGACATCACCCTGTCCCTGCAGCCCGACGGCAAGCGGTTCATCGGGACCGGCACCACCCGGACGAAAGGGTCGAACGCCACGTGGGACCTCCGGGGGGAGCAACGCGAGGAGCAGCGCGAAGAGGAATGCGCCGACGACCGCTGCACGACGGAGAAGGACTGCGTCGGTCGCGGCCCCGGCGGCAGCAACGCGCGGTGTGACGTGAGTCGATGCACTCCCTGTCGGGAGAAGAAGCCGTGGACGCGCATCCTGATCAAACTCGTGGACGACAACGTCCAGCTCCCCGACCCCGAGCTCGATCTGGAGCGGGAGGGGGATCTGAAGCTGGTGGGGACGGTTCGCGCCTTCTGCCCCGATGAGCAGGTGCAAACGCCACGGGTCTCCTTGCGCAAGGAGTAGGGCTGCGGCAACGTTAGGAAGGACAAAGGGCGCGGCACCTGTCGTGCCGAGGAGCGCGAATGGGAGACACCCTACGTCAGACCGAGACTATCGCCCTCATGCGAGAGGTTCTGCGCGAGTCGTACACGAACCTGCAGGTGCGACGCGTCGATATCAAGGAACAGCTCGACGAGGAGACGACGGAGATCAATTGCGAGGTGATCAACGAAGCCACCGGCGAGAAGAGCGTGATCGCCGGCAAGGGAGTAGGCGTCATCGACGCGTTCTTCCAAGGCGTCGCGGATCGGTTCGCGACCGAGTACCCGTCGCTGAGGACGATCCGTTTCGCCGCCTTCACGGTTCAAGCGCAGCTCGGCAGCAAGCGGGGCTATGCCGGCACCGACTCGAAGGCCGAGGTGACGGTCGAAGTGGCCAACTCCGACGACAAGCGTTTTCGTTTCACGCACGCGTCGCGAAGCGTCATCGCCTCCAGCATCGTGACGACTCTCGCCGCGCTCGAGTACTTCATCAACAGCGAGCGGGCGTTCGTCACGATGTATCACGCGCTGAAGGACGCGAAGGAGCGCAACCGTTCGGACCTGGTGCAGCGGTACACCAACGCGCTGGCGAGCCTCGTCCAGAACACCTCGTATTCCGAGGTCATCAGCAAGATCCGCACGGACCTCGGCCCGGCCTGAGGGGATTACTCCTCTTCCTCGATCACGACGCGCACGGGGCGCTGGCTCAAGCGGTCCCACCCGGCGAACACGAGCTTCTCCCCCTCGCGGATCGAGACCCCGGTGAGGGCGATGCGCTGGGCGAAGGACTGCATCGCGCGCTGGTTCGGTAGCAGGTGCACCGGCGTCGTCCTTGGTGCGACGAGAACGGTATCGCACGGAACGGCGGCGAGCGTCGGGCTCAGCGCCTCCGTCTCGCCGGTTTCGCGGGCCTCCAACTCCGGTTGGTGCCGCTTCTGCGTCATCACCCGCATGACTCCTCCTTCTCCTGTCGATGCAACCCGACCCCGGTAATATTCAAGAGGTGTGCCGCCGTCCTGGACGTCATAAGTCCGCGGTCTCACACTCTCGCGCCCCGAAGACCGTGAGGGGTCCACTCCACAGGTGGGTGGGGAGGTGAGGAGCCTTCACCACAACCGGGGAGGCCAGCTATACTGCCGCGAACGAACCGGTTGCGCAGGAGGCGAGGCATGGTGTCGATTCGCGTGGAGAAACCCACCGCCGAGCGACTGAAGGAACTCGCGGTCGAGACCTGGAGCACTTGGGAGTGCGGGGTGGAGACCTTCGACTGGCAGTACCCCTCCGACGAGACGGCCTACGTCAAGGCGGGTCGCGTCACGGTCCGGACCGAGCACGGGCAGGAGGTGACCTTCGGGGCGGGAGACCTCGTCTTCTTCCCGCAGGGCCTGCGGTGCACCTGGACCGTTCACGTGCCCGTCCGCAAGGTCTACGTCATGGAGTGACCTTGTTCGAATCGCTGCGCGAATCCATTCGGCAACTGACGTCCGTGCCCGAGGTCGAGGCGGCGATAGACGCCATTCCCACGGGCGTGACGGGCTACGACCCCTGGGGCTTCAGCCCCGAGCAGAGCAAGGTCTATTACTCGCTCGCGTACTGGATCTATCGATACTTCCGCCCCGTGGTGACCGGCCTCGAGAACCTGCCGCCCGGGCGCGTTCTGGTGATAGGGAACCACTCCGGACAGTTGCCGTTCGACGGGCTGGTCGTTTCGATGGCCTGTCTGCTCCACGCGCACCCGCCGCGCCTGCTCCGACCGATGGCGGAACGCTGGTTCCCGACGCTGCCGTACGTCAACGTCGCTTTCAGTCGGGCCGGCGTCGCGGTGGGTGATCCGATTAATTGCCGGAACCTCCTCGAGGCCGAGAACGCGATGCTCGTCTTCCCCGAGGGGGCGCGGGGCTCGGGGAAGACCTGGGATCACCGCTACCGGCTGGTGCCGTTCGGCCGGGGTTTCATGCGGCTCGCATTGCAGACCGACACGCCCATCGTGCCGGTGGCGGTGGTCGGAGCCGAGGAATCGATCGTCAGCCTGCACAACGCGAAGAGCGTGGCGCGACTCCTCGGGATGCCCTATTTCCCCGTCCCCGCGCTGCTGCCCCTCCTGGGCCCGCTCGCGTTCTTGCCCCTGCCGACCCGGTTCTACGTGACCTTCGGGGAGCCGATGCGCTTTTCCGGTCCCTTCGACGACGAGGACCGGCTGATCGACGAGAAGGTGCAAACCGTGATGAATCGAATCCAGCAGATGCTCGACCGCGGGCTGAGCGACCGGCCCTCGGTGTTCGGCTGATGGCCGAGCGCACCGCTCTCATCACCGGAATCGCCGGTGGCCTCGCACGAGAGGCAGGCCGAGCGCTGCAGCGGCGCGGCTACCGGGTGGTGGGGGTCGACTACCGTGCCCTCCCTGCGCCCCTCGGGTACCCCGCCGAGTTCGTCCAGGCCAGCTACAACAAGACCTACATCGAGGACGCGTTCCGCCAGGCCCAGCCCGAGGTCGTGCTCCACCTAGGGCGCGTGGGAAACCTGAAGGAGCAGATGGGGAAACGCTTCGACCTGAACGTGATCGGAAGCCGCAAGGTGATGGACCTGGCGCTGAAGTACGGGGCGCGGCGGCTCGTCGTGCTCTCCACGTTCCACATCTACGGGGCCCACCCGCACAATCACATTCCGATCAACGAGGAGGAGCCGCTGCGCGCCGGGGCCGAGTTCCCCCAGCTCGCCGACGCCATCCAGCTCGACAACCAGGCGCTGCAGTGGCTCTACCGGCACCCCGAGGTGCCGACCGTCATCCTCCGACCCTGCAACGTCATCGGTTCGGAGATCCAGAACGCGATGAGCAACTTCCTGCGCATGCCCGCGGTCCCCTTCATGATGGGGTTCGATCCGATGGTGCAGTTCATCGATCAGCGGGACCTGGTGAGCGCACTCCTCGCCGCCATCGAGGGGCATGCCGTCGGGGTCTTCAACGTGGCAGGGCGGGGTACCGTGCCCTGGCGCGAGGCCCTGTCCGCCACCGGGTCGCTGCAGATCCCCGTCCCGTCGCCGGTGGCCTCGGCCTACCTCCGCCTGGCCGGGCTCTGGTCGGCGGCCTTCCCGCCGTACTTGATCAACTTCTTCATGTACCCCTGCGTGATCACCGACGACGCCTTCCGGCGGGCCGCGTCGTGGGAGCCCGAGATCGGGCAGCTCGAAGCCGTCCGTGCGACCGTGGGAGTTCGCGGCGCGACACCCGTCGGGGGATGAGCTGCCCCGCCGCGCGCGCGACCTCGAGTCGGCGCCGCGAGCTCGTCAGTTCTGCGGGCGGAAGGCGCCGAACTGCGACGGATGAAGGCCTTCGGCCTGCAGCGCCGTCTCCCACCGCGCGTCCACCGGGGTGCGAAAGATCAGCTCCAGGTCGAGGCGGCCCGGCAGCCACGCGCCCTGCGCGAGCTCTCTCTCGAGCTGCCCCGGCGCCCAGCCGGAGTGCCCGAGGAAGATGTGGAAACGGCTCGGGCCGTCACCCTGGCCGATGGCGCGGAGCAGATCCTGATTGGGACAGACGCGCAGCCGCTCCGCGACGCGGAGTTCGTCCTCCCGTGACGACGCGTCGGGCTCCATCTCGTAGAGCACGAGGCCGCTGTCCAGCGCCACGGGGCCCCCCACCATCGCCACTTGCGACATGTCCCCGTCGAAGCCGATCCCCATCTGCCCCATGATGTCCGCCAGCGTGACCGGCGCCGGGCGATTGATCACGAGCCCCATGGCCCCCTGGTCGTTGTGGAAGCACATGAGGACCACGGCGTGGTCGAAGTTGGGGTCCCGGAGCGACGGGGCTGCAATCAACAACCCCGGCGCCAGCGTCTCCAGGGAGGACGACATACTCGACGTTTAGCGCACCGCTCGAGCACAAGCAACATTGACGCCCTGGCACAATTGTGGTCTTGAAGGGCGGTGGTAGGTGGCGCCCAGGGCCGGGCGTGAGGCGTGCGCGATGATTCCGACGACGATTCTGCACTATCACAGTCCGCTCGCCATGAGCCGCGGGCTGAAGCAGCTCTACCGAGACGGCTTCGATCCGCGAGGGCTCCTCTTCCTGGCTCTCGACGCGCAGGGAGACGTGCATCTCGCGCTGGCCGAGCACCCGGACGACGTTCCCCGGTTGAAGGTGGGTACGAAGCTCTCGCTCCCGTGGCCCTTCGCGGGGCGCTACTACTACGTGGATGCGGTCCATCCGCTCGGGCGGGAAGTGGCGGTGGTGAATGGCGACCGCCGCATCGGCGCGCTCTCGAGCCTCGTGGACGTGGCGGCCCTGGTTTCCGGCTTCGTGCGCCTGTCGGGGGACAAGAGCGTCTTCTTCGGCTGCACGCCCCATCAACCCGGGAGCTGGTGGGTACACGACGAGGAGGTCGTGGCCCTGCACGAGCGCGGGCTGGTGGAGATCCTGCCCACGCCGACGGGCCTTCTCGCGCGGCGGACCGTCGACGACGGCCTGTATTACCTGCCGACCGTGGAGG carries:
- a CDS encoding NAD-dependent epimerase/dehydratase family protein, coding for MAERTALITGIAGGLAREAGRALQRRGYRVVGVDYRALPAPLGYPAEFVQASYNKTYIEDAFRQAQPEVVLHLGRVGNLKEQMGKRFDLNVIGSRKVMDLALKYGARRLVVLSTFHIYGAHPHNHIPINEEEPLRAGAEFPQLADAIQLDNQALQWLYRHPEVPTVILRPCNVIGSEIQNAMSNFLRMPAVPFMMGFDPMVQFIDQRDLVSALLAAIEGHAVGVFNVAGRGTVPWREALSATGSLQIPVPSPVASAYLRLAGLWSAAFPPYLINFFMYPCVITDDAFRRAASWEPEIGQLEAVRATVGVRGATPVGG
- a CDS encoding GGDEF domain-containing protein — protein: MDRRNLTELEKAVLELEFHVAVTTAILGTLDLDEILGVILASITSDEGLGFRRACVFLDDDAGRTLRARLALTCPDPAVASETRVAARAGPRGGYANLLARLKTPSHNPASEALTAQLANFALPLHRLDALAASPHVLILHSEAPLVTVMARCLVNRAPFCSNALTLRHEVGGAAGEILEFRRVAIVPLLAVDRVIGAIVADNARFGPPVESDDLRRLHAMGNLAALAIDRGRLHAQTVAMAEVDGLTGVYNRRHYQEELRRALRASGGGRQPMSIVVFDLDHFKRYNDEAGHLVGDELLKDVARLLTEGVRQSDVVARYGGEEFVVLLKDTSGEAAVQVAEKLRQRVKAAALAGGRVSGLTLSAGVATAQAEDTPDELFDRADRALYRAKQAGRDQTRREVPPEAPSRRAGT
- a CDS encoding cupin domain-containing protein, giving the protein MVSIRVEKPTAERLKELAVETWSTWECGVETFDWQYPSDETAYVKAGRVTVRTEHGQEVTFGAGDLVFFPQGLRCTWTVHVPVRKVYVME
- a CDS encoding YqgE/AlgH family protein produces the protein MSSSLETLAPGLLIAAPSLRDPNFDHAVVLMCFHNDQGAMGLVINRPAPVTLADIMGQMGIGFDGDMSQVAMVGGPVALDSGLVLYEMEPDASSREDELRVAERLRVCPNQDLLRAIGQGDGPSRFHIFLGHSGWAPGQLERELAQGAWLPGRLDLELIFRTPVDARWETALQAEGLHPSQFGAFRPQN
- a CDS encoding translation initiation factor IF-3, encoding MPTDTHRVNKAIMAREVRVIGEDGKQLGVMPTHIACRIAEEKGMDLVEVNPKGTPPVCKIIDHGRFKYEEARKKRASKKKQAVVVVKEVKLRPKTDKHDLDVKVRSIIRFLAEGNKAKLVVAFRGREIVHPETGRAVLLKVLTELGDYAVVEQMPLMDGRRMTMLVAPKPGANIPLPKKTEAERTKAPGASDEDEDRDEDDVDDDEDDDTTEGSEGEDAPAEKAAPDEAAPLTGEAGSEVNARP
- a CDS encoding acyltransferase family protein, yielding MRQLTSVPEVEAAIDAIPTGVTGYDPWGFSPEQSKVYYSLAYWIYRYFRPVVTGLENLPPGRVLVIGNHSGQLPFDGLVVSMACLLHAHPPRLLRPMAERWFPTLPYVNVAFSRAGVAVGDPINCRNLLEAENAMLVFPEGARGSGKTWDHRYRLVPFGRGFMRLALQTDTPIVPVAVVGAEESIVSLHNAKSVARLLGMPYFPVPALLPLLGPLAFLPLPTRFYVTFGEPMRFSGPFDDEDRLIDEKVQTVMNRIQQMLDRGLSDRPSVFG
- a CDS encoding AMIN domain-containing protein, yielding MRAGWIGLAVCLYVLAPAAARAAGNELVSMRAEQGANGETVLRLHCGRTPSFSVFRLEDPPRLVVDLANVTPGSVARWSDVGSWAVGQVTVATVQRESWSGLRVSVQLRRRAVSRVKVEGGDVVVRVLSLVPPPATPAQPAAEQGAALERARSDAAKVRSQAGALVAEARSEVERARAEAERARAEARKAREETLRARSDGEAHRVRAERAQAERELALALASKAERAAREAERARSEADGARRLAAAKELELAKARVAGGAARQARAALAAEKERVARLSRDADRAVGEAKAAQQTAQRQAEQARREAEALRDTVSRARQEAAQAKLEAQRARLAEEASRKLAAQAQSEKDRALALATGARRATELAEAARQDSQTQAAKAAALARQAQADRRLAQRAQAERDRAEALARHAKESLARAERAGVEARRAAEAASASAQRAAADLSRRVETQKQAAERLAERALAAQKEAAQARGEAETSRAEAARVRVTVGALQRAAQDARAEAAHARLLAKQAAAERATALAMAAKAQSALSAAQRTRADGERALNRAGELLREGQALRARALETQAQAQRTAERARQAQRSKDREERSVAAALQAQAQRELGEARRLRAEAERAKGDATATKGRAEQMLADARAAAARAASLRAEVEGQERRQEQAERSVLAEQKRRAESLLSEARRVQLEAQRDKEAAVAQRQAAERAQRAATERLAEAQRLKVEAEKQRAAMKSAQTAATAEALRQDRVLAEQRRAVEEAKRQTAETRRLAAESQQQAAEVQRRALETQRRALMRAQEEAARRVAEASRLKADRDRLQKAVDETGRRWQAAEAQRRALEARGLAIEVARRAAEQRRSTEEQRRAAEVARRAAEDHRRAEGEQRRAAEVARRVAEERRMSQEQRRAAEVARRAAEDHRRAEGEQRRAAEDQRRVALAAQSEAARYREEAERLRRALAAAKLAPSAMGARGREQLTTAPRPAAPLPLARAPMAAAKVVSPPPRPLYASVGGLPAAPTGPAEPPSSRPTVSVSPHAERVIVPLGGARYQLSTSWDRTVIVLSGRDALRLPTTVMAVNGAVVSSVSAEPLHLGAVRIVVELSQPARPTVRLLRRGEHVDLELSYTP